Below is a window of Granulicella pectinivorans DNA.
GGATAAACATACAGTTTGGGAACATCGCCATCCGCCGTGCCATGCGCGCCGGGAGCCCCGTTGGGCCAAAGCGTGACCACCCTGCTGAACCCTACCGGAGGAGGAGTCACATGAGGCGTCTGGGCAGAAGCAGCGGCAACCAGAAAGAGGAGTGAAAGGAGAGTTTTCATGGCCCCGCCAGCATACTCCACTCGAGCCGATCAGTTTTGGCTGGCGTGGGTCACCTTCGTCCGCATCACAAGGTGACCGCCCTCTGTCCTCACCAACAGAAGCGAGGCACCCAGCAGCACGAGAACAAAAACGGCCGATCCGATGACGATCGCCTTGAAGTTGGGGTGCTTCCACACACCGGGTGCGCCTGCTGGATGCTTCTGCTCGGACTCGGACATGGGTCGCCTCTTCTCTCGTTCTTATTCCTTAGAGTCCGGCGTCACCTTAGGAGTTGTAGCGGGCTTCACGATCAGGCCATTCTTCCAAAGCGCCATCACCACATCCATCTGGCTCTGGTGCTCCGTTCCATCGCCATTCGTCACCGCCGCCCACAGCGATGAGACCGAAGTGTGCGTTCCCGCCACCAGCAAAGCCGACGCCGCAATCGCATAGTTCGCATTGTCCCGCGTA
It encodes the following:
- a CDS encoding DUF6979 family protein; the encoded protein is MANRYGEAALMAVRMETYGKQITPGERWAQATKTLYPTSEKAQRKTAPKGAFLGLCDAGLVKGIPAGKYGATRDNANYAIAASALLVAGTHTSVSSLWAAVTNGDGTEHQSQMDVVMALWKNGLIVKPATTPKVTPDSKE